One Falco naumanni isolate bFalNau1 chromosome 15, bFalNau1.pat, whole genome shotgun sequence DNA segment encodes these proteins:
- the LOC121098100 gene encoding cilia- and flagella-associated protein 20-like isoform X2: MFKNTFQSGFLSILYSIGSHPLRIWDQKVRNGHIKRITDNDIQSLVLEIKGDNVSTTYITCPADPNETLGIALPFLVMIVKNLKKYFTFEVQVLDDKNIRRRFRASTYHRTTRVKPFICTMPMRLDDGWNQIQLNLSDFTRRAYGTNYIETLRVQIHANCRIRRVYFSDRLYSEDELPAEFKLYLPVQNKAKQ; encoded by the exons ATGTTTAAGAACACCTTCCAGAGCGGGTTCCTCTCGATCCTGTACAGCATCGGCAGTCACCCGCTCCGGATCTGGGACCAAAAG GTGCGCAATGGCCATATCAAGCGAATCACTGACAATGACATTCAGTCGCTGGTGCTGGAGATCAAAGGAGATAATGTCAG TACCACGTACATCACGTGCCCTGCTGACCCAAATGAGACCCTGGGCATCGCACTACCTTTCCTAGTGATGATCGTCAAGAACCTGAAGAAATACTTCACTTTTGAAGTGCAG GTGCTGGATGATAAGAACATACGCCGGCGTTTCCGGGCGAGTACCTACCATAGGACAACTCGGGTGAAGCCCTTCATCTGTACCATGCCCATGCGGCTGGATGATGGCTGGAACCAAATCCAGCTCAACCTGTCGGACTTCACGCGCCGAGCTTACGGGACAAATTACATCGAGACCCTGAGAGTTCAG ATCCATGCCAACTGTCGCATCCGACGGGTGTACTTCTCTGACCGGCTCTACTCTGAGGATGAGCTCCCAGCTGAGTTCAAACTCTACCTGCCTGTCCAGAACAAGGCCAAG CAATAA
- the LOC121098100 gene encoding cilia- and flagella-associated protein 20-like isoform X1, with the protein MFKNTFQSGFLSILYSIGSHPLRIWDQKVRNGHIKRITDNDIQSLVLEIKGDNVSTTYITCPADPNETLGIALPFLVMIVKNLKKYFTFEVQVLDDKNIRRRFRASTYHRTTRVKPFICTMPMRLDDGWNQIQLNLSDFTRRAYGTNYIETLRVQIHANCRIRRVYFSDRLYSEDELPAEFKLYLPVQNKAKVS; encoded by the exons ATGTTTAAGAACACCTTCCAGAGCGGGTTCCTCTCGATCCTGTACAGCATCGGCAGTCACCCGCTCCGGATCTGGGACCAAAAG GTGCGCAATGGCCATATCAAGCGAATCACTGACAATGACATTCAGTCGCTGGTGCTGGAGATCAAAGGAGATAATGTCAG TACCACGTACATCACGTGCCCTGCTGACCCAAATGAGACCCTGGGCATCGCACTACCTTTCCTAGTGATGATCGTCAAGAACCTGAAGAAATACTTCACTTTTGAAGTGCAG GTGCTGGATGATAAGAACATACGCCGGCGTTTCCGGGCGAGTACCTACCATAGGACAACTCGGGTGAAGCCCTTCATCTGTACCATGCCCATGCGGCTGGATGATGGCTGGAACCAAATCCAGCTCAACCTGTCGGACTTCACGCGCCGAGCTTACGGGACAAATTACATCGAGACCCTGAGAGTTCAG ATCCATGCCAACTGTCGCATCCGACGGGTGTACTTCTCTGACCGGCTCTACTCTGAGGATGAGCTCCCAGCTGAGTTCAAACTCTACCTGCCTGTCCAGAACAAGGCCAAGGTGAGCTAG
- the MMP15 gene encoding LOW QUALITY PROTEIN: matrix metalloproteinase-15 (The sequence of the model RefSeq protein was modified relative to this genomic sequence to represent the inferred CDS: deleted 1 base in 1 codon) — translation MAGGGGAPCRAGGALRAGGRAPLRVLLALLLAAAAAGEEINAEAWLRLYGYLPQPSRQMSTMRSAQTFSLALAEMQKFYGITVTGVLDEETKAWMKRPRCGVPDQFGARTKSNMRRKRYALTGRRWSQSHLTFSIQNYTEKLGRYHSYEAVRRAFQVWEQATPLVFREVPFEDIRQKRKKEADIMVLFASGFHGDSSPFDGVGGFLAHAYFPGAGMGGDTHFDLDEPWTLENTDVSGNNLFLVAVHELGHSLGLEHSSNPSAIMAPFYQWMDTENFQLPEDDLKGIQQLYGTVDGHPQPTKPLPTVTPRRPGRPEQRPPKPPPPRKPERPPKPGSPDRPDQYGPNICDGNFDTVAVLRGEMFVFKGRWFWRVRHNRVLDNYPMPIGHFWRGLPGDIDAAYERHDGKFVFFKGDRYWLFREANLEPGYPQPLVTYGQGIPYDSIDTAVWWEPTGHTFFFRGDRYWRFNEDTRSVDPGYPKPISVWVGIPPSPKGAFLSPDASSTYFYRGTKYWKFDNERLKTEPGYPKSILRDFMGCHTELVPDPHPRWPDVDRPPFNPDGDGRAEGKEEEEEEEDEEDYSKGGRQPGGDVDVVVQIDEYTRTMSVVMVLVLLVLLLCILGLIYVIVQMQRKGAPRMLLYCKRSLQEWV, via the exons ATGGCAGGAGGTGGCGGCGCCCCCTGCCGGGCGGGCGGAGCgctgcgggcgggcgggcgggcgccgcTGCGGGtgctgctggcgctgctgctggcggcggcggcggcgggcgaggAGATCAACGCGGAG GCATGGCTGCGGCTCTATGGCTACCTGCCGCAGCCCAGCCGGCAGATGTCCACCATGCGCTCAGCTCAGACCTTCTCCTTGGCCCTCGCCGAGATGCAGAAGTTTTACGGCATCACCGTCACCGGTGTCCTGGACGAGGAGACCAAGGC GTGGATGAAACGTCCCCGCTGTGGGGTGCCAGACCAGTTTGGGGCACGGACAAAGTCCAACATGCGGCGGAAGCGGTACGCACTGACAGGGCGGCGCTGGAGCCAGAGTCATCTCACTTTCAG CATCCAAAACTACACGGAGAAGCTGGGTCGGTACCACTCGTATGAGGCTGTCCGCCGAGCTTTCCAGGTGTGGGAGCAAGCCACTCCGCTGGTTTTCCGGGAAGTGCCCTTTGAGGACATCCGGCAGAAGCGGAAGAAGGAGGCAGACATCATGGTGCTCTTCGCCTCTGGCTTCCATGGAGACAGCTCCCCCTTCGACGGCGTCGGGGGATTTTTGGCTCACGCCTATTTTCCTGGTGCTGGCATG GGGGGGGACACGCATTTCGATTTGGACGAGCCCTGGACACTGGAGAACACGGATGTGTCTG GGAACAACCTTTTCTTGGTGGCCGTGCACGAGCTGGGGCACTCGCTGGGCTTGGAGCACTCCAGCAATCCCAGCGCTATCATGGCCCCCTTCTACCAGTGGATGGACACGGAGAACTTCCAGCTGCCCGAGGATGACCTCAAGGGCATCCAGCAGCTGTACG GTACTGTGGATGGGCACCCTCAGCCCACCAAGCCTTTGCCCACTGTTACACCCCGGAGACCTGGCAGGCCAGAACAGAGACCCCCTAAGCCACCCCCTCCAAGGAAACCAGAGCGACCCCCCAAACCTGGCAGTCCAGACCGACCTGACCAGTACGGCCCCAACATCTGTGACGGGAACTTTGACACGGTGGCAGTGCTGCGTGGGGAGATGTTTGTGTTCAAG GGCCGGTGGTTCTGGAGGGTCCGGCATAACCGGGTGCTGGACAACTACCCCATGCCCATCGGGCACTTCTGGCGGGGCCTCCCCGGGGACATTGATGCTGCCTATGAGAGGCACGATGGGAAGTTTGTCTTCTTTAAAG GTGACCGGTACTGGCTCTTCCGAGAAGCCAACCTGGAGCCTGGGTACCCACAGCCCCTGGTCACCTACGGGCAGGGCATCCCCTATGACAGCATCGACACGGCCGTCTGGTGGGAACCCACGGGGCACACCTTCTTCTTCCGTGGCGACAG ATACTGGCGCTTTAATGAGGACACCCGCTCAGTGGACCCTGGGTACCCGAAGCCCATCTCCGTCTGGGTGGGCATCCCTCCGTCACCCAAGGGTGCCTTCCTCAGCCCAGATGCCT cctccaCCTACTTCTACAGAGGCACAAAGTACTGGAAATTTGACAACGAGCGGCTCAAGACAGAACCAGGTTATCCCAAATCCATCCTACGGGACTTCATGGGCTGTCATACGGAGCTGGTCCCAGACCCTCATCCCCGCTGGCCTGATGTGGACCGACCCCCCTTCAACCCCGATGGGGATGGGCGGGCTGAAggcaaagaggaggaggaggaggaggaagatgaggaagatTACAGCAAGGGTGGCCGCCAGCCAGGCGGGGACGTGGATGTTGTGGTGCAGATTGATGAGTACACACGCACCATGAGCGTCGTTATGGTGCTGGTGCtgttggtgctgctgctctgcatcctCGGCCTCATCTACGTCATTGTCCAAATGCAGAGGAAGGGTGCACCCCGAATGCTCTTATACTGCAAGCGCTCCTTGCAGGAGTGGGTCTGA